The Prionailurus viverrinus isolate Anna chromosome B1, UM_Priviv_1.0, whole genome shotgun sequence genome includes the window gataaaaataaaaattttaagaagttcagtgtttcctctgtaaaatgtcATTGTAAATGCTGACAGTATGTCAGAGGCTTAATGAACTACCTTGTCTGATAAAGGCTTccctttccaaattgttttccttaaaatgagATGAAGACTTTTAAGTTTTAACTTGTGGTTGGGAACTGGGGTGGAGTGGTACCTAAAGGTAACCTGAGGAACATTAAGAGTCTAGTTCAACAAACATGGATGCACTCAATCCCTACCATATAAAAGGCATTGTCTgttattcaaacatttttttacagaGTAAGTTCTCTGCACTTTTACTATATCCACTTCTGGGgcttttcacaaagaaaataaaaatgtcccaAGTACTCATCTTGATGTGGTTGAAGGTTACCTATAGTTTATACATGTTGATGCTGGTGCAGTGGGGTTTCAGAGCCATAAATATAACCTTGTAAAGTTGAAGGTTAATCTTTTCAAGTCAAGAGATGCACACTGGTCTCAACTATGGCTTAAtaaatttattgaattttcaGAGAATtccagaatgaaaatgaaatgcctGAGGAAGAGCATCAGCATTTAGATTGAGTAGCAGTGGCTTAATTTGGAAGCCTCCCACCCTTAAAGGTTCTTCTCATGAAGGCTGTAATTTGGATCTAGATTTGATGAGAGTAAGGGGATAGTGAGTAGGAGCCTAGAGATGACCCAGTGACTCAGTGGTGGTGtgtgtaattttcttcttctcagtgttcttttctgttctttgatCAACTTAAGAACCTCTGGCCCTAGAGGCTTATGAGGGGAATAAAAGAAAGTCAGCAGCCTGAAAAGCCTGATCTTCTTATAAACACTGTCCATCCACTACTTGTCCGCCCTCAAGAGTtctccaaaggggaaaaaaaaattgaccctTCTTTGGGGGATTAAGTTCTTTACCCTACCTACCcagtttctctccttttcctctctgcacATCTTAGTCATTTTCCAAGTCTTCATGCTTTACTGATCCACTTTATTTTCATTCCTGAAACCCCAGAAACTTTGTCAATCATTTGGAATATAATTATGTATTGCCTTGTGATAGATCTTAGGTCATTTCAAACCATTACTTCTTTTTTGTATTGTTCTTAACTTGTCatttactttttcccccttcccgaCTAGATTGTAAATTCCTTGAAGGACCACGTTTTAAATGCTCTTTTGTGTCCTACTACGTAGTGTGTGATGAATAAGTATTTTACTCTGCAGAAATATcccattttcaaattttgttaGTATGTGATCAAATGTTGTATATAGTTAACATTTGATGAATACTTGACAGTtaaaggaaatgctagaaatacTACTTAGTATTTCTATTTAAGGAGTTCTTATTTTAAGACTGAAGCACAAATGTATTTACTAACTGAATTGTTTGTGTATAATGAAATCCTAATATACTGCTTATCTTCACTGAATCGGGTATCATCAGTAGAAAGAGATTAgcagttaaggaaaaaaaaaacaacaaccctatTTTTAGAGGCAGTAGCTCTCATTCATTGATAATCAAATCTCAATGAATTTGAGACTGGTAGTCTCAAATTGACTGGTAGTCCAGAGGATAGTGATAAAAGAATGTTTAAAGGGTCATGGGTAATTTATACTTTATAAGACATGTACTTCAGAGTTCATGCATAAAGGTGAACCAAAGAAAAATACGTTTCGGGAACTTGGCTGGCTTAGGCAGTGGAGCgtgcgactcctgatctcggggttgtgggtttgagcctcatgttgggtgtgccattatatagtatatagtatagatcttataaaagtatatatatagaTCTTATAAAAAGATCCTTGGACTAATGTCTAAAAGTTTTGCATATTTCATTGTGTACTACTTGCCTTTTCAGTAAATAAGTGCCTTTTGATGAATTTTGATCATGGAATTTGGGCTTATATGATAAACATACTGGTGCATATTTATTCGTGGTTTAAAtctgtaaattaataaattagattaAATTAGATTATGTTTAATTCAGGTTCACTTTGTGCTATGCATTATGCATTTGCCTTTACTGAACTCAAAATTTAGGATAGGGTGATGTATAATAGTACAAAACCCAGGACCTCTATTATAGGAGTATCATAACTATAAATAggatattatttttgaaaaccgGCAAACAAGTATATGTAGAACTTTTATAATGAAAGATAGTTTATATGTAATTGGGCGATACAATTTGACACTGTATAAGTGATTGCTCATATAGTCAAGTACTTATTGAGAGACTCTTAGTACATTTGTTTTACCAGtagtaaatgaatttttattcagcataattaaatattgcttttaattatattaaagaatttttcacCAATGTCTTATCACTTTTTCAAAGGAAACACAACCTATTTGTGGGAGTTTCTCTTAGATCTACTTCAAGATAAAAATACTTGTCCTCGGTATATTAAGTGGACTCAGAGAGAAAAAGGCATATTCAAGCTTGTGGATTCCAAGGCTGTCTCTAAGCTTTGGGGGAAGCATAAGAATAAGCCAGATATGAACTATGAAACTATGGGACGAGCTCTGAGGTAAGAACACAAGagtgaatttttaaacaaaacgTAATACGTCTGAACATTGTCTTAGTGGTTTAAAAAGAGCTCTAAAAGCCCCTTATTATAACAATTTGGGGGATATTCTAGAGCAGTTTCTTGGATTTGGAGGTAGATAGGGAGAAAGATTTTGGTCTAGATGTCTAAAATTTCAGCATCACTGGAAACCCATCTTTGCAGAAAAATGTGCTTAATTTTAGGACCATTCTTTAATAGAAAAGTTGAACACCTTTAAGAAAATTAAACGCAAACAAAACGATTTCCAAATCGTTAATTTACTTTTTAGTTCCTGTGATTTTGTTACAATGGATTTATCTTAATATGAAAATTTCCCTAAGTTTTGTCAATTTGGGAAACCCATAAAACTTTTCAGTATACATGCCTTCTTGTAATTAGGGGTGTTTGTAAATGGACATATAGTTTACGTGACAGTATTCACATACTCCACAGATTCAGCCTTTTAAAGGAGCTCCTTCTGGTCTCTAACAGGAACAAGTGAATGTTTCTGTTACTATTCATTCTACATGGTGTTTCTTGGGGGGGTAAAAAAATGTAATGCACTTGATTCATGTAGTACTGTTTCCCTTACAGATATTATTACCAAAGGGGTATTCTTGCAAAGGTTGAAGGACAGAGGCTTGTATATCAGTTCAAGGATATGCCCAAAAACATAGTGGTCATAGACGACGACAAAAGTGAAACTTGTAATGAAGACTTAGCAGCAGCTACTGATGAAAAATCATTAGAACGAGTGTCACTGTCTGCAGAAAGTCTCCTAAAAGCAGCAACCTCTGTTCGTGGTGGAAAAAACTCCTCTCTAAACTGCTCCAGAGCAGAGAAGGGTGTAGCTAGAGTTGTGAATATCACTTCCCCTGGTCACGATGCTCCATCCAGGTCCCCTACTACTACCACATCTGTGTCAGCAACGGCAGCTCCAAggtcagtgaaagaaaccattactcgtatttattttagaaagtgcCTTAGCAAAAATATGTCCCCTTTTTAATGTTAGCAGCCTAAGAACCCACTGTCATCAAGACTTGGAAAATTGCctgatcttttttaaatgtattttgttgcTGTTAAAGTAGATGTCTCAGCTAACTTGACTTGGTTTTTATGGTTTTGTAGATGGAACTTAGTgtgggcttttgtttttaaaatgtatttatttcatgctATTTCATACTGTAAATTGTCAGTACACCTGTAGAGTTTGAGAGCAATAGTTTTGTACATTTTAGATTTGCATTCATCTTTTTGCTCAAGAAACCTATTGTCTAAcattaaatcaatttttttaatctactagGACAGTTCGTGTCGCAATGCAAGTACCTGTTGTAATGACATCGTTGGGTCAGAAAATTTCAACTGTGGCAGTTCAGTCAGTTAATGCAGGTGCACCGTTAATAACCAGCACTAGTCCAACAACAGCAACCTCTCCAAAGGTAGTTATTCAGACAATCCCTACTGTGATGCCAGCCTCTTCTGAAAATGGAGACAAAATCACCATGCAGCCTGCCAAAATTATTACCATCCCAGCTACACAACTTGCACAGTGTCAACTTCAGACAAAGTCAAATCTGACTGGATCGGGAAGCATTAACATTGTTGGAACCCCGCTGGCTGTGAGAGCACTTACTCCTGTTTCCATAGCCCATGGTACACCTGTAATGAGACTATCGGTGCCTACTCAGCAGGCATCTGGCCAGACTCCTCCCCGAGTTATCAGTGCGGTCATAAAAGGGCCAGAGGTAAAATCAGAAGCAGTGGCAAAAAAGCAGGAACATGACGTGAAAACTTTGCAGCTGGTACAAGAAGAAAAACCAGCAGATGGAAATAAGACAGTGACCCACGTAGTGGTTGTCAGTGCACCTTCAGCTATTGCCCTTCCTGTAACTATGAAAACGGAAGGACTAGTGACGTGTGAGAAATAAAATAGCAGCCCTACCACGGACTTAAGACTGTTAGTGATAGTACTAACATAAATACTTGCAAGGGAGGTCATCAAGAAGAGTCAAAAGaagactttaaaacatttttaatgcataTAAGAAAACAATCAAACTTACTGGAAGTAAATTACCTATCCCATGTTTCAGTGGGAAATGAACTACATACGGAGATGCTGACAGAAAACTGCCTCTTACAGTAGGAAACAACTGAACCCATCAATAAGGAAAAGGATTGAAAAGGGACCAAGCAACTCACTACAATATCAAGTTACACTAAGACTTGGAACACTAACATTCTGTAAGAGgttatatagttttcagtggGGAGGGGTTGGGATGGGTGATCTCATTGTTACATACAGCaatttttgatgcattttatATGCATACCAGCAATTATTACTGTGTTCACACAGAACTCACTTAACTGGTGCTACGTGAAGACTGCTAATATAGGTATTTTAGAATGTGAATTGAAAATGGATCCAAAAGCTTTTCAGAAAGATAGCAAAAAAGATCTAgtgcgattttttttttatatcatataGCTTAAGCTGATTTAAAACAAAGGCCTTAGactaattttcagttttctttatcgAAATAAGCTAATGGCTTGTTTGTGTAAagcttttttattaaaagaaaaattttaaaaatcttgtacCTAGCACAGTATTGTTATAGAATTtacatgtaacattttatatGGTAGTTTAAGTCTGTCAGTTTCCTAATTGTGGACAAATTAACAGTTGCTCTGGCCTTTTGCTGTAACCTGCCTGTGTCACTCACTTAGCCCTGGCATCTGTGCAGACATATCAGTTCCAGTTCTACTGTCACTTGGAAGTTCAGGCTCAGCATGAATTTTTGTCAGGTAGCTCTAATacctggtgtttttgtttttttccttcctttcttttctttctttcttttctttttttttagttgaagttTAAGAGGGAAAGTACCAGTGTTCAGATTTGAACTATAATAGTTTGTATATTCAACATTTGAAGTATATTCTATTTTGTTGTACTCTTGTTTCAAAGTGTATTCAAGTAGGTTTTCtgaaatatagaaatgaaatttatgttgtggtttggtgtctggtgatatttataatattcaaaaGCTAGTATAGAGACACTGTTTTAGTTAAGTAGTAGAAGTCTTATTTCTCCTTCCCAACTACCGTGTGAAGAAATattccttctgttttgtttcattacaTTAATATTTGCAAGTATCTGCATGTTGCCACTTAATTTCTAATTACTGTCATGAACTATAATGTTCCACTTACCGTgatgagtttattattttaatgttggcCACACGTAAAGAATTTCTATTTCAAATCAGACCAGTTATTTCTCAAACAGACCTTTTGAGGGTTAGGATGAACAAGTAATACTCTTGCCCTTTTGCAAATTAGGAAATGGAGGTAGGTACCAGAGGGATTACAGGAGTTTCCTAATTTCACACCAAACTAGGTCCTAGGACTCCACATCTTCATGTTCTTTCTACTACAAAGAAAAGTTGtctatttttacatcttttagaaatttaaataaactgatACTTAATATTTTGTGGCCTTTAATTGTGCTTTTGATCAGATACTACTTAGGtcaacaaagatttttttataaCCGAACCCTTTGTAAGCATTGATCTTTTCCATAAATATACCtgatggtactttttttttttttttaacgtttatttatttttgagacagagagcatgaacgggggagggtcagagagagagagagagagagagagagggagacacagaatcggaaacaggctccaggctctgagctgtcagcacagaccgatgtggggctcgaactcacggactgcaagatcgtgacctgagctgaagtcggacgcttagctgactgagccacccaggcgcccctacctgatggtactttttaataaaagctgaaagaaaaactCGCTTCTTATCCCATTTGGGAGTTAAGCTCAAATTCTGcctacttttaaaacatttcctaagtatttcagttttctttggcACTTTGTTTTTTGCACTATAGTTTCATTTGTTGAGTCCTATCTTCTATATTTTTTGAGGGCAAAGAGTACATATATGGCTTATACCATACGTTCACCACTCCCAAAGTGCTAAGCATATTGGACACTCAGACACGTATTGGTTTTGGTAACACATTTGCTAAGAATCTAAGTCACGTACTGTGAATGACAGATAAGACTTAAATTTTCAATGAATAATATACCCCCCTCCCCGCTATATTATTAATTGGTTCTAACTGGGTCAAACCAGAACTACCTAGCTTATCTCTACCATTCTGCCTAGACATTTTTCTAGCTCTCAGAACAAGTACACCTAAGGTCTAGATCTGAAAACCTGTATGTAGACAGTATTACTGATCAGAGTGTTTCTGCTGATTAAAATCCCCAGTGGTATGGCTTTTAATCTCAACCCTTCCAAACTGTAAACCACTGTAacttacatttgttttttgtgtctGGTATATTGAGGAACCACATAACAATAGCTTGATGCCACTATGTTTTCCAGCCTCACTAGGGCTTTTGAACAATAATCAGCAGTCTGTCGTGAGCTGTGAACTCCCTCTATATCTGGATCCTTTGCTTTAAGAGTATCTACTTATACGGGCATCCTTCCTCACTCACCTGTTTCAAGGAGGCGGCAGGTGTGCCCTCCTCCTggactctgcctctcctctcctttcacaCCTCCTTGGTCTCTTTGTTCCAGCAGTTTAATAGCCTatcattctgtctctttttcttcagtGGCTGAATTCTGGCTTAGAAACAGTTCTCACTGAAGTCCAATAATACAGTAGTAAAATCAAACAgacacttcatttttttcatgtgaccTTGTGCCTTAGCCTGcttcttaaaaattctcttttggtTTTCCATGACAACCTTCTACCTGACCAGTCAGTCTTCTTAGTCTGCTTTGCTGtccttcagttttcccatttaaTGTTAACACTAAGGTTCTGTCAATGGGGCTCTTTTCTTCAGAgtagttgtaagaattaaatgaattaatttgttAGAGTCAGTGCCTGGCATCTAGCAGTGCTTACTATTATGATTTTACTTCAACTGAATTGTAAGATAATTTCATCCATGCCTGTTGTTTTTACTGCCAAATGTGTTCTGGCCTAGAGTTTTCAGGCTCAGTTGGGTTTATCTAAATGCCTACGATTTACTCCTTGAATGTCCAGCTGAGCTCTGTTCTGAAATCTGTTCTCAGCTCAGTAAATGATATAACCAGCAGCCCATTACTCAGGCCAGAAGTAACCATTCTAGACACCTTACTTCTACCTCCAGCCGTTCACCAAATCCTCTTGACAGTACCTTGTAAGTAGCTTCCTTTCCCATCCTCCCTACCTTTACTGCTCATCTTGCCAAGCCTCTCTGTAGTCCATTTCTCTTGCTACTGCTTTAAATTCTTCAATGGCAtctcttcctgaaaacataaaagttCAAAGCAGAACATTGAAGTCCTTTGATCTGGCCTCTGCCTACCTTCCCAAGCCTTATTCTCTTGCTTCTCTTTTGGTCATCTCTGGACTACAAACTTTCCAGGCACCCGTACCTCACTAGGCCCTTCCACAGATGGCTGCTCTCTAGACCTCCCTCTGCATTCACCCACATAGGAGTTCACTTTATTTATGGAGTTAGAAGTGAcagatatcaaaataaaaatctctgaaataGGCTGGGAAACCACCCAGGTTGGGAAGTGGTCTACTCTGAGTGAATTCTGAGGATAAAGACGGAAATGTGTAATGTATATAAAGACCAGGGTtaggggagaggaaaaagaataagCAGTGGGAATGAAAGATAGTTCACAGAGAATTAAAAGGACGGATGAGGGAACATTTCCAGATATGGTGGGCAACACTATCAAGTGTAGCAGAAAGGGCTAAGCATAGGTGGCCAAAGAAAAAGCCAGAGATTGTtgatacagtaaaaataaaagggcaGTTCTAGTAGGCGGTGGCCTTGAAGGCAGAAAATaagggatggggcacctgagATGTTACCAGTGGCCTCCCTCTGACAACCTGGCAATTACTTCACTACAGAGAAGGCATCTCTGATCACTGTATATAAATCAGTCGTGTGTAATAATTAGACTTACACAGGAAGACAATTTTATTGTCTTTGGGGTTATTTACAGAGTATCCTATGCTACTTTTACTTGAAGTCACCTGGCCTACTCCGAGGGCATGGACACAGCACATTGTTTTGGGGAGGCAAGAATAACCCTACTTTATTTTAGTTCCATAGCTGTCACTGTAACTTTTCCCTGTATTACTGCTTTTAACCATTCACAACCCAAGCCCTCTGTGGTTGTATTTGTACTTCAGCCCCTATGTTACAATCACCATACAATCTCCGTAATTAAAACTTACAATATTCTGTAGGAAGTCGTACACAGTGATACATTcctaaagagaatgagaagatactATGCAACCCTTTGCAAGTGTACTGGTTTGCTTCCTTTGCGCATCACGCCTCCAAAGCCTTGAAAACTCAAGTGCTGCAAGGGAGACTgatctgatttgatttttatctaCTTCTTGTTTTAAGCAACCGTAACTATCTTTTTGAACACTGCAACTCAGCAGTAACGTTGGGAGTTCAGGACTTAAACACAATATATCACAACTTCCACAGTGAGAACTTCCAAACAACAAGACTGTTTAATACTTgcgtatcaaaaacaaaataaaactgaactaTAAAATAGGCTGTAAAATAACAGTTGTCGTCTTCTCCCAAGATATTTCTTCCCACCCCCTTATAGTAATATGTTTAACTTTGAGAAAGTGTTGTCTATTTCAGAAGTCTTAAGTGACACCATCGCTGTCATAACAGATGAAGTACTATTtacataatttgcaaattatTTCTGAGTTACAGGATATTAATTCACTGTAACATGTACCTTTGCTGCccattagaatcacttgggaagACTGAACAATCCTGTTGCCCAGGTCACACTCCATACCAATTCAATTACAACGTATGGCAGTGGGAGCCAGGCATCAGTATTAACTATGTCTAGAAGACTTCATTGTTGCTGGCAAGTTGTATGGATACAATCAAAGAAAGCTTTATATTCGGGGATCTGCTCTATCTATCCCAAGCTTTTCTAAATGTTCAGTAGAAAAAGGTAGTTTGACATAGGTATATTAAGTATTACAACGGgcttttgaggcacctgggtggcttggtcggttgagcgtccagtttcagctcaggttatgatcttccggttcatgagttcaagccccacatcaggttcactgttgtcagcacaaagcctgcttcaaatcctctgcccccccctctgTCTATCCCTCCACCATTtgcgttctctcaaaaataaataaaacatttttttttaagtattagaaCAGGCTTTTGAAAAGCCTACATACTATATATTTCATCAATTCCAAAGCCTTTCTCATATTTAACAGCTCTTTAATTAAGGTGAGAAAGTCCTACAAAACAGTATATTATGTTAACGTGCCTTGTCCCTTCAAAGAAATTGTTTTGGAAAGCTATATACTAATGCCAACAATGCTACCATTGTTcgaaatggttttgttttgttttgttttttttcctaattgcttCCTGGAGCAGGgcctaaaatttaaaacataattaatagAGGCAAGTTTTCTGAGGaagattttagttttagaaaCTGCCAAGTCACTTGAGGTAAATAAATTGATGTGAATCAAGCTAGGTAATGCCATTATTTGGTTTAAAACGAGATGTGGCTATAAAATTCACAGTACTTTTCTGGAGAGCACCCTAAAACTGGATATGGAAGCATTTccaaaaagttgcaaaaatatttttttttaaagggactttttaaaagtttatttagagagagggagaatcccaagcgggctctgtgctgtcagtgcagagccagatgtggggctcagactcacgaactgtgagatcatgacctgagtcaaaaccaagagtcagaggccccCTGCAAAAACAGTTTTGAGCAGTGTGAATAGAAACTCAAATTTTGTGGAGGTACCGGAGTTCAATGTTTTGAGAAATCTTAGAGATTTTCTGATCTATTGCCTGTGTTACAAATAAAGACAAAGGTTTGAAAACAATTGACTCCTCAGTTGTAGTTAGGTTAGTCAGTGGCAGACCTAAAAACaacttctctgcctctcaattCAGTTTTAGCCTCAATCTCCATTCCCTCCCttccaaaaaaaaaggggggggaggcgGGTAGGTCAGTTTAGGAATAAGTCTGTACTATCATCTAATGATCCTTACTTTCTCACAAACTAAATCTTAAAACGTTGCAGAATTTTGCTGTGATGCTGTTCTCTTCAGATTTACCAATCTGTGGAAACCAAAATGAGGTGTTGGACATATTCTTGGTGCCCAGTCTcccattatctttcttttcttagtttttttttttaatcttagagacggaggggcagaaagggagaatccccagtaggctccatgctcagcacgtaGCCCCACgcaggggctcgatcccgtgattctcgggatcatgacctgagctaaaatcaagagtcggacactcagcccactgagccacccaggcgccccattccatCATATTTCTTGATGTTTTTACATTATAGATAAGGATTCTGTAATCCTATTTCAACATTCTTGTACACAAATTGTCCACATCTAGAAACCTGAATCTGTTCAATGTAGCAAGGTAATTTATACTCTGCTTTATTACCAAAAGGATTTCAGATAGTTTACATATTCTAAGAACAAGTGAAAGTCAAAAaataggtaaaagaaaaaaggatggcAAAAGATGAAAGCATACAGAATACATGTTGTAAAATGttacacagtaattaaaattcaGCTATAAGGTTTGGTTTTGAATGTCTTGGAAGCCAAGGCAAAAAAGATGATCAGTAATGAGATTCAAAGAATCCAGTTTACCAGCTGCTTAGAAGCAACTAAGCTTTTCCTAGCAAGaggaatcggggcgcctgggtggctaaatcagttaagcgtccgacttcggctcaggtcaggagctcacggtcatgagtttgagccccacatggggctctgtgctgacagctcagagcctggagcctgcttccaatcctgtgtctccctgtctctctgccccttccccgcttgcacctgtctctctctctttcattctaagaaataaacaacaaacaaaaaggaatggCCGTGTCTGCATGTCTAATCTTGCATGAGTGTTCTTAGATGTGGGCTTTACACAGAAATCTGGGGAACAAAGGCCTGGAATTGTGAGTATTCCGTTCATCACTCAAAGGCagatatttttttactttacaaatCAAAGTAGGGTTGACATTCtctcatgaaatttaaaaaccagatCACCCACAACCTCACATATGCCTGGAagaacaattaggaaaaaaaacccttgccATTCATTCTATCAACCTCTCACCTATTTGGGGCTTTATTTTCTATTACTGCTATTAGTTCTGCATTTTCAAACTGAAAGATTACTCTTCTTGGAATAGTAAGAGTGGGTTGTTACAACATCCATGAATATTTTAAGACATCAAGTACCGTGCCCTTCCCTTTCTTGCTCTAAACCTTTGAAGGAAGGTTCAGTGACTTACGCGTATAACAATTTACAGTATTGTTTTACAAACACCTCCGATATCTGTGGGGGTGACAGGGCAGGTACAATGCAATACTCtgtagatgagaaaacggaggcccTGGAGATGGAGCGGCTCGTCCAGGGCCACGCCGGTCATGTGTCTTCGCTTGGAGCCTGGCCCCTTCTACTTGatgtttgttttctcctccccTTGTTT containing:
- the ELF2 gene encoding ETS-related transcription factor Elf-2 isoform X9, encoding MTSAVVDSGGSVLELSSNGVENQEESEKVSEYPAVIVEPVPSARLEQGYAAQVLVYDDETYMMHDVAEEQEVETENVETELIFPPVEASVHSSNAHCTDKTIEAAEALLHMESPTCLRDSRSPVEVFVPPCVSTPEFIHAAMRPDVITETVVEVSTEESEPMDTSPIPTSPDSHEPMKKKKGNTTYLWEFLLDLLQDKNTCPRYIKWTQREKGIFKLVDSKAVSKLWGKHKNKPDMNYETMGRALRYYYQRGILAKVEGQRLVYQFKDMPKNIVVIDDDKSETCNEDLAAATDEKSLERVSLSAESLLKAATSVRGGKNSSLNCSRAEKGVARVVNITSPGHDAPSRSPTTTTSVSATAAPRTVRVAMQVPVVMTSLGQKISTVAVQSVNAGAPLITSTSPTTATSPKVVIQTIPTVMPASSENGDKITMQPAKIITIPATQLAQCQLQTKSNLTGSGSINIVGTPLAVRALTPVSIAHGTPVMRLSVPTQQASGQTPPRVISAVIKGPEVKSEAVAKKQEHDVKTLQLVQEEKPADGNKTVTHVVVVSAPSAIALPVTMKTEGLVTCEK
- the ELF2 gene encoding ETS-related transcription factor Elf-2 isoform X8, with translation MTSAVVDSGGSVLELSSNGVENQEESEKVSEYPAVIVEPVPSARLEQGYAAQVLVYDDETYMMHDVAEEQEVETENVETVEASVHSSNAHCTDKTIEAAEALLHMESPTCLRDSRSPEFIHAAMRPDVITETVVEVSTEESEPMDTSPIPTSPDSHEPMKKKKVGRKPKTQQSPISNGSPELGIKKKPREGKGNTTYLWEFLLDLLQDKNTCPRYIKWTQREKGIFKLVDSKAVSKLWGKHKNKPDMNYETMGRALRYYYQRGILAKVEGQRLVYQFKDMPKNIVVIDDDKSETCNEDLAAATDEKSLERVSLSAESLLKAATSVRGGKNSSLNCSRAEKGVARVVNITSPGHDAPSRSPTTTTSVSATAAPRTVRVAMQVPVVMTSLGQKISTVAVQSVNAGAPLITSTSPTTATSPKVVIQTIPTVMPASSENGDKITMQPAKIITIPATQLAQCQLQTKSNLTGSGSINIVGTPLAVRALTPVSIAHGTPVMRLSVPTQQASGQTPPRVISAVIKGPEVKSEAVAKKQEHDVKTLQLVQEEKPADGNKTVTHVVVVSAPSAIALPVTMKTEGLVTCEK
- the ELF2 gene encoding ETS-related transcription factor Elf-2 isoform X1, whose translation is MTSAVVDSGGSVLELSSNGVENQEESEKVSEYPAVIVEPVPSARLEQGYAAQVLVYDDETYMMHDVAEEQEVETENVETELIFPPVEASVHSSNAHCTDKTIEAAEALLHMESPTCLRDSRSPVEVFVPPCVSTPEFIHAAMRPDVITETVVEVSTEESEPMDTSPIPTSPDSHEPMKKKKAERASQITTSSAIVGRKPKTQQSPISNGSPELGIKKKPREGKGNTTYLWEFLLDLLQDKNTCPRYIKWTQREKGIFKLVDSKAVSKLWGKHKNKPDMNYETMGRALRYYYQRGILAKVEGQRLVYQFKDMPKNIVVIDDDKSETCNEDLAAATDEKSLERVSLSAESLLKAATSVRGGKNSSLNCSRAEKGVARVVNITSPGHDAPSRSPTTTTSVSATAAPRTVRVAMQVPVVMTSLGQKISTVAVQSVNAGAPLITSTSPTTATSPKVVIQTIPTVMPASSENGDKITMQPAKIITIPATQLAQCQLQTKSNLTGSGSINIVGTPLAVRALTPVSIAHGTPVMRLSVPTQQASGQTPPRVISAVIKGPEVKSEAVAKKQEHDVKTLQLVQEEKPADGNKTVTHVVVVSAPSAIALPVTMKTEGLVTCEK
- the ELF2 gene encoding ETS-related transcription factor Elf-2 isoform X10 — its product is MTSAVVDSGGSVLELSSNGVENQEESEKVSEYPAVIVEPVPSARLEQGYAAQVLVYDDETYMMHDVAEEQEVETENVETVEASVHSSNAHCTDKTIEAAEALLHMESPTCLRDSRSPVEVFVPPCVSTPEFIHAAMRPDVITETVVEVSTEESEPMDTSPIPTSPDSHEPMKKKKGNTTYLWEFLLDLLQDKNTCPRYIKWTQREKGIFKLVDSKAVSKLWGKHKNKPDMNYETMGRALRYYYQRGILAKVEGQRLVYQFKDMPKNIVVIDDDKSETCNEDLAAATDEKSLERVSLSAESLLKAATSVRGGKNSSLNCSRAEKGVARVVNITSPGHDAPSRSPTTTTSVSATAAPRTVRVAMQVPVVMTSLGQKISTVAVQSVNAGAPLITSTSPTTATSPKVVIQTIPTVMPASSENGDKITMQPAKIITIPATQLAQCQLQTKSNLTGSGSINIVGTPLAVRALTPVSIAHGTPVMRLSVPTQQASGQTPPRVISAVIKGPEVKSEAVAKKQEHDVKTLQLVQEEKPADGNKTVTHVVVVSAPSAIALPVTMKTEGLVTCEK
- the ELF2 gene encoding ETS-related transcription factor Elf-2 isoform X5 produces the protein MTSAVVDSGGSVLELSSNGVENQEESEKVSEYPAVIVEPVPSARLEQGYAAQVLVYDDETYMMHDVAEEQEVETENVETVEASVHSSNAHCTDKTIEAAEALLHMESPTCLRDSRSPEFIHAAMRPDVITETVVEVSTEESEPMDTSPIPTSPDSHEPMKKKKAERASQITTSSAIVGRKPKTQQSPISNGSPELGIKKKPREGKGNTTYLWEFLLDLLQDKNTCPRYIKWTQREKGIFKLVDSKAVSKLWGKHKNKPDMNYETMGRALRYYYQRGILAKVEGQRLVYQFKDMPKNIVVIDDDKSETCNEDLAAATDEKSLERVSLSAESLLKAATSVRGGKNSSLNCSRAEKGVARVVNITSPGHDAPSRSPTTTTSVSATAAPRTVRVAMQVPVVMTSLGQKISTVAVQSVNAGAPLITSTSPTTATSPKVVIQTIPTVMPASSENGDKITMQPAKIITIPATQLAQCQLQTKSNLTGSGSINIVGTPLAVRALTPVSIAHGTPVMRLSVPTQQASGQTPPRVISAVIKGPEVKSEAVAKKQEHDVKTLQLVQEEKPADGNKTVTHVVVVSAPSAIALPVTMKTEGLVTCEK